One Bemisia tabaci chromosome 4, PGI_BMITA_v3 genomic window, GccagttttattttaaaaaccatGTGAAGAGTTTAGCTGTatgctttttcaaaaatgcaaattttgccaCTTAAGTATTATTTATCACCtccatttaaaatgaaattttaatgctCGTTTTTCATCATCTTATgtcaattcaaaatatttctcctTCACACTTATTTCCACTTTTAGTTGACATCTTATAAATATGTTGCACAACataaatcgaaaaagtttttatagttttttcaaaaaaaattttccttgaccttttttattgttttaaataatttttatctgTCACCAGAACCAAAAATGAATCCCCACCATATAAGTATTGAAAGACCCCCATATTAGTgatgaaagtttatttttgcTCTGACACTCTTATCCCGGCTAGTTTTACCTCTATTACGTCAGAAAACTTTGAAGTCCTTAAAACTCCTGAATGTACTCAAATACTGTAAAATTAGTTCTTACAAGGAGATACCCACCTTTATCATAGAGTGTTCCAACGAATCGCTCAAGTTTTTCGAGGTACAACTTGAATTGACCGCCACAAGCCCAGTCCAAATTTTCTGACAGGAGATAGACGATGGAGTCTCCATTGATGACCAGTTCTTGTCTTGTTGCAGAACGGCTATTCTTGCAATGTTTTTTCATGAGGTCAAGGattgaaacttctgggaaacaTTCTTGAGGGCAGATACTATGTATGTAGGAGTATAGTCCTTTTACACCCATCTTAATTTAGTCTGCAAGCAAataaagaaataagaaaaaagtaaataattaaataattcttTAGAAAAGAGAGACGAAAGAAAACAATAATTCTATCTACctttgaaaaacttaaaatgaacgctgaaaatatcttaattgaTTGCAATATCCGGTTTGCATTGCCACATGCCATTTGCTCATCTGCTGCTTTCAAGACAAATCTACAAGTTGATGATTGAAAATATATGTTAAACCCTTAATCCctgtttaaaaagttttaaagaaaatttaaatattctcAGTTTTTGGGGCGGTTGTCCAGTGATAGATAGTTGTCCAGATTTTATTAAAGACAGTGAAAAATTATAGAGAGATCAGTTGGAAGGGAAGGAGGGCAGATTTGGGTTTTTATAGTAATGTCTCATATCATGAGTATAAAATCGtccatttctttcaaaatattttcagtacCTATTTTCTCTctagctcttttttttttttttttttttttttttgaaaaatggttgattcgtttaaaatttctctaaagtctcaaaaataaattttgctaaaaaatcACCTGAGGCAAAAAGTCTTATATTTCacagaaagaaagagaaaaaacccgAATTTATAATGGTCAAAAGGTACCTTCTCTTCTATCCCTTTTCCCCTCAGTACGTAGGGCattcaaaatcatttaaatgTACTGCTCTCTTGCAGGGGTGCCATTTCAGTCAAATGAGGGAGGCAGAATTTAAATGGTAAATTTGATTAAGGGGGAATATTCTTCAGAAAATCTCTGACAAAATACTTAAACAACTAACCAGATTTATCGTAAAATAAGAGTCCAAATTTCCATCGTctggcagccccccccccctcctccccgaaGGTTCTTGTGATTTTTTGTAACACTCacgttgaaaaatattctgaatatATTCCCATAGCTCCTCCCGCCAATTTCCTTGAAATAATAGTGGCcttactcttgattaaatcccCATATATCTGTGGATCCCCATTCTATCTCTATCTAACGTACCCCTCCTCTCTCGGTCCCAAAGCCCTGCAACTCGTCTGAAACAGATACCGCCACAATCGTACTTTTAACACATTTTAGACGGCAAGTATTTAATAGAAATTCCAACAAAGTGCCTAGTATCCATAATTTGATTTTAGGATTGTCCGTCGACTGTAGAATGTAACATATTCTTCTCGGCACCTGTCTCATCTAGGCTTTGCCCGAATTCACGCTCAGCCATGTAGTAACAAAATCAAAAGGTAGGCagagaaattttgagaaagaTTTCGACAATGCATATGATCGTATAGGTATACGCTCAACTCACCGGTTCGAACGAAGTTTCTTTTATTTATAGTACAGCAGTCACGGCGtggtcaaaatttaaaacgtaAAATCGGGATCACAGGTAGGATAAAGTTTTGTAAGCAAGCATCTTGTCTTGTGCTAATCAAGCAGTTTCGGTTTAAAAATCAacagagaaattttaaaaaggtcAAAACACTAAAACatcataaataaaatatgatcaTAACTGGAAATTCCGTCGCACTTGGTACAACTTCCTCAGCAGCGGCTTGTCGTACTGACTTGGTACTGACAAAGGAAACGACGGTTCCACTAAGTTTATCTTCTTCTCTTCGCTGGATATGCtatcactttccatctctgtcCAGTTATCTTGTGATCTGCACCtttgctcgacgctcccgccgcacagtggaactaGCTAGAAGAAGAGGTCGGacgagaatttttgaaaaaaatttcaaattttcatgtttattccgtcacaaattcaatttcaaggggtgtgcCTGAAAGGATTTTACGATAAAACCAATAGAGCCActttcaaacgattttgtttcgcatttttgaaaatacaagccttcaaagtttccaaattttgtccaacttctcctaTGGACTCTGTTCAATGTGCGCTGGGCTGAAGACGTATGCCTTCTTATCTGAACTTACGCGCTTTCACGCGTTTTTTGGTGCGTGTTTGTCATATTGTGAAGAATGCAACCGCGGGGTTCATAACATCTCGGCAGGAAACCGAAATCAAATCTCCTCGCATCGTGCTTGTAACCTCTGTGCATAATCGGCAAATATGTTAGGCTCTGGAAAGGAAAGAGGAATGTTCAGTGGCCTCCGAGGACAAGATAATACCTCCTATTTGCTCGCAATCGAAAAGCGAGCGGACTtccgggaggagggggggggggggcacacaTGCGATTTCTATTTTGACCCGAATATTTTCCCGAAGAAGGGACTTTTCTCCACGTTTCTCAGGAATTTTTGCCTCCGAAAATCCACCAACGAATAGGTATTGCCACTGCAACATTTTGGAccattgaaaatttctgaatactTTGTTACCTTGCCTATCGATTTCTTTGACGGTTGCAGCTAAGAATACATGTCCATTTACATCCACATTtgcaggatttttcaaatttccttgcCCGCATGGTCACATTTGCTTCAAATGTGACTTTCTAGTTAATTTGTTTCATTCTCCTTCCCTAGTGTACATATTATTTACCTATAAATGATttcaaaatggaggaaattgtGCAAGAAATTCTCGGGTCTCTATGATATGCCCATATTTCTGCGGGAAAACATGGAACGCAGGCCTCTTGCCTCAAGAGAGCACTATTCAAGGGGTAAAAGTGTGATCGCTTTTAGAGTAAGAAGTAAATCATTTGTCTTTTTTCGAAAGCGTCAAGTGAACAAGAGACGGCGGGTGCGGCGCAGTTGCGCTCGCGTGGAGCAGGagcgtcaatttaaaatttggcgCTTTTTACTGCAGTTCAGATCAATAGCCAATCAGAAACCGTTATCATCTAAAAAActaaacacaaaaaaacaatcaaattttgaggttagttcCTGAGTTCAAAGTTCatattcaaaaagttttgcgGTTTCGCCAGAGACAAGTTTCTGTCCATACAATTCTGTCTCATTCAGTGCATCTACTTCCTAAGTTACCGGAATGCCTTCAATGAATACAATTCGTAATTATCTCATCAATTTTCTCTGGGTCCTAAGCACAATCATGTCTCATCTCCACGCTTGAGCTATGCCATCAGCAGATCAAGTCAGCTAATCATGGAAGCACAAGAAATGATTATCGTAAACTCTCCTCGGAAGGAGCAAGGTTGAGGTTCACTCtttcctgaatatttttctcggtGAGCGCACCCACTAATTTCTTTAAGAATGGCTCCTCTTTTTAAGGAGACTGGGATTTTTGGGCTGTTAGTTCTTGTGGTTGAATGCATCAAATTTCACCGGACGGCCAATTTTTACTGCAGTCCCAGCCACAGAGGTGGCAACAGAGCAAAATTTGACTGCCTGTATCCAGTGATATCCTAATTGCTTCCGCAGCTGAATCCTTTCAAAGGCCCCAGTCTTTTTAGGGACCAGAAATTTTTGTTATGATATTGAGTTAAaaggtcagttgtgctggtctcagaatcgtgtctTGGTGCTTAACTCTTGCAGACCAGTTTAAAATAACAAGATAAGTCCAAACAGCGACTtcttacgttcaatattaaccgagatattgccctttgaaaagtccggtttttgacatcatccaccgcggtagtaacaCCTGTGGTATCTTCAACCTCACCtactttcatcagtcagtgacgCGTTGGTTACTCAACGTAAAACTTAAATGaaatcaaggtggaagaaaccacagatgtcactaccgcagtggatgacgtcaaaaatccgatttttcaatgagcgatatctcggttaatatcgaacgtaaaaagttgcggtttggatgGATCATATTATTTATAGCTAATCcataagaatcaagcatcaaaacacgattctgtgaccagcgcaattgaCCTATTATTGCCTGGCATGTCCAGTCGTTCCTTTCGAAAAtagagaggccgtaactacgattctgtgacatGGAACTCGGCTGCGATTTAACACGTGTTCCCATGAGAGAATGCATGACACATGTCCCTTTTGTGCTAATATTTTTTCAGGTgttgatctgatgcaaaaattcataagaacctttttgaaagaagataaaatttcacatcagaaaaCTGCCTAGTTCATAAGTTGCAATGTCTGATAATTGAGGAAGTAAAGCTAAACACGACTAAATACCAAAAATCGTCACCCCACTAAGATTCAAAGGCGCCGCTCATGCAACTTCGGCCGATTGACGGCGGTTCTGATTGATTAACACGGCAATTTCGCTACTAGTTTGACGTCATGAAACGGGGTTGTTATGGCCTCTCCATTCTCTTAGGCAACTGTCCAGTGAGCTGTTAGGCGCTGAATTAGGTGTCCATAGCAAAACAAAGTACTCAACTTTCTTCTGGCATTTCTAGTTTTGCAAGGTTAGCGTAGTCTAATGCTAACATGATTTGcttaattttagttttataaAAGTGGAAACTGTATAGTTGAGTTAATAGTAAGGTCTCACGTCAGAGAATGATGTCTGCCTTTTCAGAATGTTTTAAGAGTGGTTTTTGACCGACATTTCAATGTAGAATAAATTggttctattattttattttattttagattGCTGAAGGAGTTGCAGTTTCTGTCATAATGCCTACAGTTATCGTTCTGGATGTTTCCTTGTCCATGGCCTGTCCAGTTGCCAACTCTGAGTCTGGCGAGGTCTACACAAGGCTTCAACTGGCTGTTAAAGGGATCAACTCACTACTTGATTATCTGGCCCTGCACTGCAAACTTGAATTCGTAGCCTTGGTttgttaattttctcttttttacatttaGACAGACCCTGCATTATATTACTTACAAACTGCTTGTAAGAAGGAGATTTGTCAATAAAAATTCTCCATGAAGAAATTACCACTGAAAAGAAAGTTGTTTTAAAGAAAGACTGAAAGTGACAGTTTAAAGTTGGCTCTGACTGTGGTTTGATCAAGTTAAAAGGTTTCGATCCGCACTGAAGTGAGGAAGCCAATGGTTCACTAACAAAGGCAAAAAGGTGTGACTTGCAAACTATCAACTTCTAGTTGTCTCTACCTTACTTTTATCCTTCCTTGAAATGCAAGTAAGGTAGGCATGGCTATGTGCCATTAACGAAAGAAGACTGGAGAATTACTCACGATCAGCCCTAGTAGAAAGAGTGGGTAAAGTACATTGTCAAAATGCCTGAGTCAAGACAATGCCTCTAGTTTGAATTTGTTCCTTTTGAATCTGTTAACTGACTTTTTATTACAATTCAtcctatttttttccattttgcccTCAGGAGTCCCACTCTTTTATATAGtggatttcttatttttccttgtgaATATATCTCtactgaaatatttcatagctTTTAGATTAGTAAAGCccgtatcagacgatcaaagtagaggctgcaaagagactcatcgattgccctgacttaaaccgctggccaatgagagggccaggaaaggcatcgatgaacctctttgaagcctctcgtttgatcgtctgatacggGCTCAATGAAAAGACAGGAGGTAAAGAATAATTTAAAtttgtcatttatatttaagaTAGATTGAGCGGTGTCAAGCTTCCGCAGCAtttgattcatgaattgaaaaagtGACCTGTTCGGCATATCAATGGCCTAAGTGAGGAATTGCTTACCTATCTCCATTgtggtattttaaaatttctgctcctattttatttcttcggaaagaaacaagccaattttatagcttgaaatttatacaagaTAGTCTGCAAACAGAAAAGTAGTTCAAGTAAATCAAGTAAGTTACTtagaaattatgttgactagGTATGCTGTTTTGCACTTTGATCATCAATATGCCCTGAAACACCTGTAAAGTATTACCTGTACTTGAAAAGTACATTGAGGATAAATGCAAAAAAGTGCCTTACATATTTTTCGTGTGTCGTTCTTTCCCCTCTTCCATTTATTATGGTAGCTTTTTAGACTCAGTTGACAAACACTCCCATCATAAAACTCCTAAGATCTTTATTCTGACTTGAATACTTATTTCAGATGACCTACTCATCTCTAGTGGATGTCATTAACCCATTCACACGCGATTTTGATCAGATCAAATCCAAGCTGTCGCAGATTATTGAGCTGGATAAAACTTGTTATGAGCCTGTCTTGACTGCCATCAATGGATTTGTTTTGCGCGAGTGGGGCAGCTCCACACCATGTCAGGTATGTGTTAGCTCTTGTGTAATGAGTGACTGCTCTTTTAGTGTTTGATCAACATACTGATAAaaccttaaaaatttttttcatcaaacaaaaattattttgtccCTTATGCCCTATTATGCTCAATCCGTCCCACCTACTCTCTTGAAATAGAATATCATTATGGTCATATCAATATCAAGCTGGAGACCATCAAAGAATCTTTAATTTGAAGGCGTAGGTCAGGAGCATGAGGCCTTCCAAAGTTGGTTTCCCAGGATGTTTTACTAAAATTGTCAGCGTTTACAATATAAGGGTCTCCAGTATGAGGAGGcaaatttttggagggaaatgCATGGCTGCTCTCAGCTAAATAATGTGCAAgcaaatacgtccatttttgcgCCAATTAAGGTAAagtttcatcataattttggaACGTTAAGCCCTGAGTAAATTCAAATAGCTGTAtctcaaaactaaattttttaaatgctaaCTTTAAACTGTTATAATGGTGATTTTGCCTTAAATTTTTGAGAATCAAGTGCactaaattttttataaaaaaattcctgcAAGCAATGGTACCATATtctcaattttgagctttttggCACCAGAGTTTGCTCATGTATGTTGAGACTAATGTCAATCTCTGATCAGCCTTGAAGCAGCACCACTCAACCAGATGATACGTATGTTCAAATGGCACCTTTGATGTGTATAAATGGGAACAAAATTTGACTTTGTCTCATCACTTGATAAACGATAAAGCCCTAAGTTCGGTTTTTCCATGGATAGTCATCACAAATCACGTACTGAGTacttaaatttaggaaaaaatatcTTGAATTCTCATCATTTGCTATCATCCTAGTTGTTTCTCCACATCTGAGTTATTACCTTTGTAATCCCCCTCCTCGAAATTAAGACTTTTATTCATGTGGAAATTTGTCCTGCAGGTTCTTCTTGTAACAGATGGCTCACCTGGGATTGGACCAACATCTCTGAAAAATATAGTTCAGTCACCTACCATTCCTTTGCCTTTCTCATTTCCTGGAAAGTTAACAGCATTGACAATATCAACTCCTAATGATGATCTGACACATCTGGAAAAACTGGTTGAGTTAGCCGGGAAGGAAAGTTGTGTTTTACGCCCTCACTCAGACCCAACTGCAGTTAATGTTGCATCTATGTTTCTGAGTATGGCAGAAGAAAACTACTCCTCTTTCACTGGACAGTTGGTCTGTGGAAACCTGCGGAGTAAAATATCTCTCTCTCCGACCCCCTTGGTAAGGAGCCTGGATGCAATTCCTTAATAAGTCAAAGTTTGAGGACAAAAAGCTCCGTTaagtaaaacaattaattttttatcactgtTAGATCATTTTCTTTCCACCTTTGGCACTAAATGCAacagatttttccctgacagcATTACAGTTGTTGAAATGTTAGAGTGTTGTGAAAGAGATCCAGGTGAAATTTTTAGCTTTGTCCGTAAACTCGAGTTGAAATGATTCTTCAATAAGCTTTGAAGAAGCAGCAGATTCGCAAAAATCTTTTTGAGCCGTCTGTACTTTCTTAATTAaactttcataacttttttcagacttttctcaatttaaattgAATGCAGCACCTGAAAGTTTGCAGTAAACTGCCTTACCTATCACACTGCTGAGGCTGCCTTGTTCACTGTATCATTTCTGGTGCAAACCACTCAATTCAGGCTTTTGCTCCTTTAAGCCCCCAATTTTTCATGAGGTTTTTCTCTGGAATTTTTCTGCCGCTCTATTTTTTAAGAGACTCTTAGACTCCGGTGCATTTTCGAATTCTCCAAGTAAGTTATAACTTTTATGTTTTTCAGCCATATATCAAACCAACAGACTTTGAAATGATTACCGTCAGTATGTCAAATACAATTGAGATCTGTGGCTTCCTGGACCTATCAGATGTAGCCAGCCCAGCAGCTGTGTCTCGCCATCTTGTCCTGCCCGAGACTAATTCTACTTACAACTATCCAGTCAAAGTCAACCCGAACTCTGAATCGGACGATGAAAATGCTGATGATGGCAAAGCACCTTCGTTTTGTGTTCTTCTTCACGGTGCATTGAAAGTGAGTATCCTGATTTATTAGTTGTAATCTTTATCattagggctgttctatcggttgtcggtaagctaccgaaacagttctgtcaagaaaaagttacgacAAGAGCGCTCTTACTGATAGCGATCTGAGTTTTTGGAGCTGCCGAAAAgaagctgttgccatttgtacatctattttacacGCCGCTGCGCCAGTCAATCCGACAAACTaacacacggggcaacaatgcattgagtgcaagccctcaaaaatccgataaggccggctgttaaCGATATCATCGTCACTGTCAGTACTTCCACCAGTTTTGGTAAGAGACGATACGGATAGCGTTCTGGCAGGAATTCGTTTGAACATCCCTATTTATTATAGCCTCAATTTTTATTGAAGCCAGTCTGGaaagtttttgttttaatttcttcaacttAGTTTTTTTCTAGACCAGTTGCAGAGGACTCCTGCTTTTTGAggatttcctccaaattttctttcaattatttttaggtACGCAGTGGTCTTAAATAACAGTTGCGACTACAAAATTAGTATTTATTTATTAGTAATCGacccaaaaataaatacattcttGGAGGCCAGTTCAGATTTTTTATTATAGACCGCTAGAAATGAACAATTCAAATTATTGCACAAAAACAAACAATCACATGTTGTTATCATCTGAGTCGTAAATAGTAAATGTgtctaatttaaatttttaggtgGAAAATATGGCGGCACTGTGCCAGTTGGGTCCAGATTGGTTTGGGATCCTCTACTCCTGGGCAGActcaaaaaagaaatcaaatctAATGTTAACGGTACTAGAACCTGGTTCAAATTCTGTGCCGTGGCTTGGCAATTTCAAC contains:
- the IntS14 gene encoding integrator complex subunit 14, with product MPTVIVLDVSLSMACPVANSESGEVYTRLQLAVKGINSLLDYLALHCKLEFVALMTYSSLVDVINPFTRDFDQIKSKLSQIIELDKTCYEPVLTAINGFVLREWGSSTPCQVLLVTDGSPGIGPTSLKNIVQSPTIPLPFSFPGKLTALTISTPNDDLTHLEKLVELAGKESCVLRPHSDPTAVNVASMFLSMAEENYSSFTGQLVCGNLRSKISLSPTPLPYIKPTDFEMITVSMSNTIEICGFLDLSDVASPAAVSRHLVLPETNSTYNYPVKVNPNSESDDENADDGKAPSFCVLLHGALKVENMAALCQLGPDWFGILYSWADSKKKSNLMLTVLEPGSNSVPWLGNFNYLGLPKNRELEPDELFPIKPAEKRSYAQNFVVWINHASLLSDIQKIVRHARKIPDKTQHFYKELNKVRRVAISYGFIELLDRLASTLDTECTCLPGGAHPDCALQLTHAATALRKSHSRDPKNNIQPLRTSFSARD